The proteins below are encoded in one region of Silene latifolia isolate original U9 population chromosome 2, ASM4854445v1, whole genome shotgun sequence:
- the LOC141643976 gene encoding disease resistance protein At4g27190-like, producing the protein MGVIWTGIANFLDGIIKKRPRDIPDSVTEPQAGNNLSYPQPEQQDHKRRKVTSPKETGVSVRLERDIMTPISGWLKDDRVNTIGVYGMGGVGKTTLMKQLYNRLMNRAAVQCETVSGGIAWVYVGMNFTVYNLQHRIAKAVGLDLQDEKDVTRRAARLHAFLVRVSWYVIFLDDLWGEFRVDQVGIPTQCNLIIISRSLHVCRALRCQKVIRASPLPQDEAWELFYTTVGNGVLDTKDILPIGKRLCDLCGGVPLAISGLAKKMSGVADASGWMPRLVVSAQTEDMFLVLCMII; encoded by the coding sequence ATGGGTGTGATCTGGACTGGTATAGCCAACTTTTTGGATGGGATAATCAAGAAACGGCCAAGAGATATTCCCGACAGTGTTACTGAACCTCAAGCTGGCAACAATCTTAGTTATCCGCAACCAGAACAACAAGATCATAAGCGCAGGAAAGTAACATCGCCCAAGGAGACTGGTGTTTCTGTTCGGCTAGAACGTGATATCATGACCCCAATTTCGGGTTGGTTAAAAGATGATAGGGTGAACACAATTGGTGTATATGGAATGGGTGGGGTTGGAAAGACGACCCTTATGAAGCAATTATACAACCGTCTTATGAATCGTGCTGCCGTACAATGTGAGACTGTCAGCGGTGGTATTGCTTGGGTATATGTAGGTATGAATTTCACCGTCTACAATTTGCAGCACCGTATTGCCAAGGCAGTTGGGCTTGATTTGCAGGACGAGAAGGATGTCACCAGAAGAGCTGCCCGTTTACATGCCTTTTTAGTCCGCGTATCTTGGTACGTAATCTTCCTTGATGATCTGTGGGGTGAATTTCGCGTGGATCAAGTAGGAATTCCCACACAGTGCAACCTGATAATTATTTCACGATCCTTACACGTTTGTCGTGCTCTTCGCTGCCAAAAGGTTATCAGGGCTAGTCCTCTTCCCCAGGATGAGGCGTGGGAGCTGTTTTACACAACTGTTGGTAACGGCGTGCTAGATACTAAAGACATCTTGCCGATAGGTAAAAGATTATGTGATCTGTGTGGTGGTGTTCCGCTAGCTATCAGTGGGTTGGCCAAAAAGATGAGCGGGGTGGCTGATGCCTCTGGTTGGATGCCACGTTTAGTAGTTTCAGCCCAAACTGAAGACATGTTTCTTGTATTGTGCATGATAATTTGA
- the LOC141643975 gene encoding putative disease resistance protein At4g27220, with the protein MLIDDVESLQAQYDMGHSILNKLLNSCILETSNDESTVKIHDLIKFMALSIAGESFSVSNTPQSTKNPLESESCKSFKVISSIKSIPSITFGSPQNCPSLSTLLLQHSSLSELPDSIFVQMSSLRVLNLSHTSIQRLPSSTGKLHKLRLLDISHCPNLKVLPSIAKLGKLQYLNLCQTPIKQVPRSLDRLEMLKELNLYSAFDQLKISWGVLSSLPRLKRLSCSITNSSDLQRLKSLEILGARFASCIDLTEYVRSNHWRSLKSFHLQVGHSRDCTRPYTKAVSLNGCSLNALAGKSIMFPDNIQEFYADGCQGLRNLNLIDCPSNQNCDDMLVYERQRGLTQRASPFSSLMACTIRRCHDVEQLFTASCIQKLPHLESIEIEDCKQLKEVIADETFKESGPINLPRLRRLVLRNLPQLSSICKTRLVSASLPSPSIIGCPRLKQKAFLSSV; encoded by the coding sequence ATGCTGATAGATGATGTCGAATCTTTGCAGGCACAGTATGACATGGGACATTCAATTTTGAATAAGCTTCTCAACTCTTGTATCCTCGAAACCTCTAATGATGAAAGCACGGTGAAGATCCATGATCTCATCAAGTTTATGGCTCTTTCCATTGCCGGGGAAAGCTTCAGCGTCTCAAATACCCCCCAGTCGACGAAGAATCCTTTGGAATCGGAATCCTGCAAAAGTTTCAAAGTTATATCCTCGATCAAATCAATTCCTTCAATAACTTTTGGCTCCCCTCAAAATTGTCCAAGTCTATCCACCTTACTTCTGCAACATAGTTCCCTGTCCGAGCTTCCGGATTCTATATTTGTGCAAATGAGTTCCCTTCGAGTGCTCAATCTGTCTCATACGTCCATTCAGAGGCTCCCCAGCTCTACCGGTAAGCTACACAAGCTTCGGCTTTTAGATATCAGTCATTGTCCAAACCTCAAGGTGCTGCCTTCGATTGCGAAGCTGGGAAAATTGCAGTACTTGAATCTCTGTCAGACGCCAATCAAACAAGTCCCTCGCAGCCTTGACAGGTTAGAAATGCTCAAGGAGCTCAACTTATACTCCGCTTTCGATCAACTAAAGATCTCGTGGGGTGTGTTGAGCTCTTTACCCCGATTAAAACGACTATCGTGCAGTATTACCAACAGCAGTGATCTACAGCGTTTGAAATCACTTGAAATTCTTGGCGCTAGGTTTGCTAGCTGTATTGACCTAACTGAGTATGTCAGATCGAACCACTGGCGCAGTTTAAAGTCCTTCCATCTACAGGTTGGTCACAGTAGAGACTGTACACGGCCTTACACTAAGGCGGTGTCTCTAAATGGCTGCTCCTTGAATGCTCTAGCAGGGAAATCTATTATGTTTCCAGATAACATTCAGGAGTTTTACGCTGACGGATGCCAAGGTCTCCGTAACCTTAATCTCATCGACTGTCCTTCAAATCAGAATTGTGATGACATGTTGGTTTACGAGAGGCAACGTGGGCTTACACAACGAGCTTCACCCTTTTCTAGCTTAATGGCATGTACCATCAGAAGGTGCCATGATGTTGAGCAACTTTTCACAGCAAGCTGCATACAAAAACTACCACATCTCGAATCAATTGAAATTGAAGATTGCAAACAACTCAAGGAAGTAATAGCAGACGAGACCTTCAAGGAAAGCGGTCCCATTAATCTCCCACGTCTACGACGCTTAGTTCTCCGTAACTTGCCTCAGTTGAGTAGCATTTGTAAGACCCGACTTGTTTCTGCTTCCCTCCCCTCTCCTTCCATAATAGGCTGTCCGAGACTAAAACAAAAGGCTTTCCTTTCTTCCGTGTAA